The Ascaphus truei isolate aAscTru1 chromosome 3, aAscTru1.hap1, whole genome shotgun sequence genome includes a region encoding these proteins:
- the PA2G4 gene encoding proliferation-associated protein 2G4, with translation MSGDDEQQEQTIAEDMVVTKYKMGGDIANKVLRSMVEAATAGSSILNLCEKGDAMIMEETGKIFKKEKEMKKGIAFPTSISVNNCVCHFSPLKSDNDYLLKDGDMVKMDLGVHVDGFIANVAHSFIVGASKDHPVTGRKGDVLKAAYLCAEAALRLVKPGNQNTQVTEAWNKISPVFNCSPIEGMLSHQLKQHIIDGEKTIIQNPTDQQKKDHEKAEFEVHEVYAVDVLVSTGEGKAKDAGQRTTIYKRDPTKQYGLKMKTSRAFFSEVERRFDAMPFTLRAFEDEKKARMGVVECAKHELLQPFNVLYEKEGEFVAQFKFTVLLMPNGPMRITSGPSEPEMYKSEFEVQDSDLKALLQSSASRKNQKRKKKKASKTVENATAEDHEGTE, from the exons ATGTCGGGTGACGATGAGCAGCAGGAGCAGACCATCGCCGAGGACATGGTGGTCACCAAGTACAAGATGGGGGGCGACATCGCCAAca aGGTCCTGCGCTCCATGGTGGAGGCAGCAACCGCTGGTTCCTCAATCTTGAActtgtgtgagaagggggatgCCATGATCATGGAGGAAACTGGCAAAATCTTCAAAAAGGAGAAGGAAATGAAGAAAG GAATTGCCTTCCCAACGAGTATATCTGTGaataactgtgtgtgtcacttctccCCTCTGAAGAGTGACAATGATTATCTGCTCAAGGATGGTGACATGGTGAAGAT GGACCTAGGAGTCCATGTGGATGGATTTATCGCCAACGTTGCACACAGCTTCATTGTTGGAGCCTCCAAG GATCACCCGGTGACTGGGCGAAAGGGGGATGTTCTTAAAGCAGCTTACCTATGTGCGGAGGCGGCTCTGCGTCTAGTAAAGCCAGGGAACCAG AACACACAGGTGACTGAAGCATGGAATAAGATCTCTCCAGTGTTTAACTGCTCTCCGATTGAAG GAATGCTTTCTCACCAGCTGAAGCAGCACATTATTGACGGAGAGAAGACCATCATTCAGAACCCTACTGACCAGCAAAA GAAGGACCATGAAAAAGCAGAGTTCGAGGTACACGAAGTTTATGCTGTTGACGTACTTGTTAGCActggggaggggaag GCAAAGGATGCTGGACAGCGGACAACGATTTACAAAAGGGACCCCACGAAGCAGTACGGCTTGAAAATGAAAACCTCCCGTGCCTTTTTCAGCGAGGTGGAGCGACGCTTTGACGCCATGCCTTTCACACTCAG GGCATTTGAGGATGAAAAGAAGGCGAGAATGGGCGTGGTGGAATGCGCCAAGCATGAACTGCTCCAGCCTTTCAACGTACTGTACGAAAAGGAAG GAGAGTTTGTGGCTCAATTCAAGTTTACGGTCCTCTTGATGCCCAATGGGCCCATGAGGATAACCAGCGGCCCCTCTGAACCTGAAATGTACAAGTCTGAGTTTGAAGTGCAGGATTCTGATTTAAAG GCACTTCTACAAAGTTCAGCTAGCCGGAAGAatcagaaaaggaaaaaaaagaag GCTTCCAAGACCGTTGAAAATGCCACCGCTGAGGACCATGAAGGCACAGAGTGA